From Leptodactylus fuscus isolate aLepFus1 chromosome 11, aLepFus1.hap2, whole genome shotgun sequence, one genomic window encodes:
- the LOC142184806 gene encoding H-2 class II histocompatibility antigen, A-U alpha chain-like, protein MTGRRYVYLTLIYALCLTVTGAVRVGNVLIQSVFSQTRLPSSEYSFQYDDDEIFNVDFDKRMARWRLPQFGDLSGFDPAHILVIKSVNDQNLQLDMKRRNYTAAIPVTPIIHVFTEDPVVLNEPNTLICFIKQIFPPVIKMSWLKNTQPVTEGVSDTDYYFTSDMSYYKFSYLATIPAEGDVYTCSVEHAGLPVNPTNRMWSPEIPSHMSETSEDLVCGLGLAVGIIGVIAGILLFLIKRKKNNRNGGH, encoded by the exons ATGACTGGGAGAAGATACGTGTACCTAACTCTGATCTATGCCTTGTGTCTGACAGTCACCGGGGCTGTGAGAG TGGGGAATGTCCTGATTCAATCCGTATTTTCTCAAACTCGGCTTCCAAGCTCAGAATATTCTTTCCAGTATGACGACGACGAGATATTTAATGTGGATTTTGACAAGAGAATGGCGCGATGGAGGCTGCCGCAGTTTGGCGATCTCTCTGGTTTCGATCCTGCACATATCTTAGTAATCAAATCAGTGAATGATCAAAATTTGCAGCTAGATATGAAGAGAAGAAACTACACAGCGGCAATACCAG TCACCCCCATAATACACGTCTTTACAGAGGATCCCGTGGTCCTGAACGAGCCCAACACACTCATCTGTTTCATCAAGCAAATCTTTCCCCCCGTTATCAAGATGAGCTGGCTGAAGAATACCCAGCCTGTGACAGAAGGAGTGTCAGACACCGACTATTACTTTACATCAGATATGTCTTATTACAAATTCTCCTATTTGGCCACCATCCCAGCAGAGGGCGATGTCTACACCTGTTCTGTGGAACATGCCGGACTGCCTGTTAACCCCACCAACAGGATGTGGA GCCCTGAGATCCCCAGCCATATGTCAGAGACATCGGAGGACTTGGTGTGTGGTCTGGGCCTCGCTGTGGGAATCATTGGAGTCATCGCTGGGATTTTACTGTTCCTCATAAAACGAAAGAAAAATAATCGAAATGGAGGTCACTGA